In Candidatus Devosia phytovorans, the DNA window CGGGATATCGTCATTCAAGGGCCGCCGGGAACCGGCAAGTCCCAAACCATCGCCAACATAATCGCGGCCGCTATCGCAGACGGAAAGACGGTGCTGTTCGTCGCCGAGAAAATGGCTGCGCTGGAAGTGGTAAAGCGCCGGCTCGACCAGGCAGGCGTCGGCGATGCGTGTCTTGAACTCCACTCCAACAAGGCGAACAAGCGCACTTTGTTGATGGAGCTGCAGCGCACCTGGGACCTCGGCGCTCCTCGCAAGGCGACACCGGAAAGCCTGGACACCCGCCTGACCGCTGCTCGCGACCAACTCAACGCGCACCCCGCCCGGCTTCACCGCCGCTATGAACCGTACGGCCTGTCGCCGTTCCAGGTCATGGGTCAACTGACAAGACTGCGGCAGCAAGGTCAGGCCCCTGTCGAGATAGAGCTAGAGCAGGCTCCGTCGTGGACCACCGACCATGCCTCGGATCTGCGTCGGTTGCTTGGTGAACTGGCCGAGCGCGTCCTTGAGACCGGATTGCCGATCCGCCATCCATGGTATGGTGTCGGCATCGCAAGCATCAGCCCGATGGATCTGGAACGCCTGATGCAACGCATCCGGTCCGCGCTGGAGCGTATTCCTGCCCTTGACGCGGATATCTCTCGACTCGACCGCGATCTCCAGCGCGAGGGATCCCGGAACGTTGCCGACCTACGCGACCTGTCCCAGCTTGCAAGTCGGGTCAGCACCGCACCGGAGATCGACGATTCCGCGCTGGCCCATACCGCTTGGGAAAACCGGCTCGGGGAGGTCCGAGCCTTGATCGATCGGGGCGAAGTCCTGGCCGGGTTGAGCGGCGCCCTAGATACTAACTTCCGAGCGGCGGCCTGGGAATGGCCCGTCGACCGGCTCCTCGACTGGTACAGGATAGTCCCCGAAGATTATTCCGACACCGAACTGGCCGTCTTCGGCGACTTGTCCACATTGTTGCCGGATCTGATCCGATCCGCCGGCGATCTGCAGCGGCAGCTCGGCACAGACGGTCCCCTGGCGACATTCGGGAATATCGAAAAGCTCGTCGTGACCGCGGATCGGGTGGCGGTCGCCCCCGATGTCAGCCCGGAGGCGTTCGCCGCAGCGATCTGGGAACGCGGCCTGGATCAGGCCGGCGATCTGGCGGAAGCCGTGGACACGCTTTCGCGCGTGCGCGCCGAACTCGCCGGTAAGGTCACGGATGCCGCATGGGATACGGATATGACATCGGCGCGGACCGCGATCGCGACGAGTGGCAAGAGTTTCCTCAAGTTCGCCAACGGCGACTGGCGTAAAGCAAATGCTTTGGTCAAGTCGTTGCTGGCCAATCCCTCCGCTGAGCCCGACGAAGTGGTCCGAATTCTCGATACGCTGTCAAAGGGCAAAGAAGCGCGCCGTGTCGTGCGGGAAGGCGACGCCTTAGGGCGTGCAGCCTTCGGCGCGGACTGGCGCGGGGAACGAACCGATCCTCAACCCCTGGAGGATCTGGTCAGCTGGATGCGTAGCCTGAAAGGCGTCGCAGCGGAGGCGAGGCTGATCGCGGGCCGGCTTCCAGATAAGGGACAGTTGGCCGAAAGAGCCGCGCAGGTGAAGAACCAACTGGACCGTGCCCGTCTGCTGTACAACCGGCTGTGGGCAGGGCTCGGCGCTGTCGCGCGGGAAATGCTGGGAAATCCGCCGGGCGTCGAGTCCGTCGACCTGCGGGCCACAGTACCCACCTTGGAGAACATGGCGGTCGTCAACAGGCTCTACGCATCGGAGGCACTGCAGCTGCCAGCGACTGTCGAACAAAGGTTACAACGCCTCAAGTCACTCCAAGAGGGCCAGAGGGCGCGCCAAACCCTATCGGCGGCCGGGGAGCTGGGCACCTCGGTCTTCGGCGCGGACTGGAAAGAGCTGCAGTCGGACTGGAAAAAACTCGGAGCCGTCACGGCGTGGGTGACGGATAACCAAGACATCCGGATCCTCGCAGCCTCGACACCCGATCGAAGGAACGTCGGTGCGATCGCAGACGGCCTTCTGAACCGGGCCACAAGCGTACTGATCGATGTCAAATCGATCCTTGCCTCGCTCGAGGCCGACCCCGCGACGCTGTTCGACGCGGAAACCGTCGACGATACCCCTCTGCGGGCGCTGGAGGAACGGCTGCAATCGTGGAACGGCGCCGAAGAGCGGCTATCGCAGTGGCTGAACTACTCCGTAAGATCCGAACGCGCGGAGGTCCTAGGCGCGGCGCTACTGGTCGATCGACTGGAAGATGGCCGGACTGCCCCCGACGACCTCGTCCGATACTTCGACATGGCCTACTACGAGGCCCTGTTCCGATCTCAGGTCGCTCGGGAGCCGGAACTTGGCCGCTTCGACGGCGATCAGCATTTCCGACTGGCGTCGGAGTTCGCTTCGATGGACCTCGAACGGATGAAAGCCTCGCGCTTCGACGCGATGCAGGCACACCACGCCAAGATCCCGTCGAGCGCCGGTGGCATCGGTCCGGTCGGCGTGCTCAAGGCCGAGATGGCGCGTCGGCGCAACCACATGCCGATCCGTCAACTCATGCAGCGTGCGGCACCCGCGGTCCAGGCGTTGAAGCCTGTCTTCATGATGAGCCCGCTGTCGATCGCCCAGTTCCTACCTCCAGGCCAGTTCGTCTTCGATCTGGTCGTGATGGACGAGGCCAGCCAGATCCAGCCTATCGACGCCATCGGCGCCGTGGCGCGCGCCAAGCAGGTGGTCGTAGTGGGTGACGAACGGCAGTTGCCGCCGACACGGTTCTTCTCGAAAATGACGGCAGGAGAGACAGATGAAGACGGGGAAGAAGGCGCCCAGGTCTCGGACATCGAAAGCATCTTGGGACTATTTTCGGCGCGCGGTCTGCCGCAGCGCATGCTGCGATGGCACTACCGTAGCCGTCACCAGTCGCTGATCGCAGTTTCCAACCGCGAGTTCTACGAAAACAAGCTCTTCATCGTTCCGAGTCCCTATATGGCCGAGGCGGGTATGGGCCTACGCTTCCACTTCGTGGAGAACGGTGTTTTCGAGGACAGAGTGAACAAGCTCGAGGCGCAAACCGTCGCCAAGGCCATTATCGACCATGCCAGGACAAATCCGGAGCAATCGCTCGGTGTCGCTACGTTCTCGTTGAAGCAGCGACGCGAGATTCAAGACAATGTCGAGTTGCTCCGAAGGGCCAATCCCGACACCGAAGAGTTCTTCCACGCCCATCCCAGCGAGCCCTTCTTCATCAAAAACCTTGAAAACGTACAAGGGGACGAACGCGACGTAATGCTGATCTCGGTCGGTTACGCCAAAAACAAACAGGGCCACATGGCCATGCGCTTCGGTCCTTTGGGTGCCGACGGCGGCGAACGCCGCCTCAACGTCCTCATCAGTCGCGCCAAACGTCGGTGCGAGGTCTATGCGTCGATCACGGACGACGATATCGACCTCGAGCGCAGTAAGGGTAAGGGCGTGATGGCGTTCAAGCTCTTCCTGCACTATGCGCGTACCGGCAAGCTCGGCCTTTCGGAGCGAACCGGCCGGGACATGGACAGTGTTTTCGAGGAGCAGGTCGCCGCCGCGTTGCAGGCCAAGGGCTATCAAGTGCATCCTCAAGTCGGCATCGCCGGCTTCTTTATCGACTTGGCGATCGCCGACTCGGAGCGGCCCGGACGCTACGTCCTCGGCATCGAATGCGACGGCGCCGCATACCACGACGCAAGATCGGCACGGGATCGTGACCGGTTACGCCAAGCCGTGCTGGAAGATCACGGCTGGATCATCCATCGGGTCTGGAGCTCGGACTGGTTCCAACGCCCCAAGGCAGAGCTAGATAAGGTAATCGCCGCCATCGAGAAGGCGAAGGTCGAGCTGGACGATCGCGAGGAACGTTTGAAAGCGCAACGCCGCGCGGTGCCGGTGGAGATCGTTACCGTCGACCGCCACGACGTCACCGAGGTCGGTCTCGTCGACACCGACGAGCCGTCGGTTCCCGCCTATGTCGAAGCCGAACTCGAAGGGATGGCGACGGAGCTGCACGAAACGCCCGTCGGCGCTCTCGCCGAGTTGGTCAGACAGGTCGCGGACGCGGAAGGGCCTGTTCATCGGGACGAAGTGGTGACCCGCATCCGTTCCGCCTGGGGCCTGATGCGTGCAGGCGGGCGGATCGACGCCCATGTCGAGCGGGCCATAGAAACGGCTTCCGCGAAGGGTTCCGTCGTACGCCAAGGGAACTTCGTGTCCTCGCCGTCTCGCCCGGTGGTCGTACGCGATCGCTCGAACGTCGCCTCCCCCGGATTGCGGCGGTGGGACTACCTGCCCCCCGCTGAGATCGACGTAGGAATCACCACGTTGGTCGCCGACAATTTCGGCGCCACCGAAGACGAGGTCGTTCAGACGTTGTCCCGGCAATTCGGGTACAAGGCCACAAGCGCACAATTGAGGGAGGCGATCCGCAGTCGGATCGAGGCGCTTAAATCGGACGGACGCCTAATTCTGCAGGACCATATTTTGGCCGTCGCCCATCCTGTGACAAGCGAGTCACCGCCCCCCCCGAGAGGTTGATGAAGCTTGAAAAGCTGGCTCGGTCGTGTTCACGACGGTACTCCGCGTGGTGAGCGCGAAAACGGTAATGGATATCCATCAGGTGCGGCTTGTCGGCAGCGCTGACTCTTGAGGCAGACACTTTTCTTATGCAGCCACCTCGTTGCACCCTGCCCTGTATATGATCGGACAAAAAAATGGCACCGGGCTTGGGCGAAGTGTCTAGGTCTAGGTGCAAGATCGGTGCAGGCGGAGGCCGCAACAATTGAGCGGTTGTCGCCGCAGCGAAGCATCGATCTGATCGCGACCGCGCCAAGTCCACTTGGCAGAAAGTCGCGCACAGGTAATGAATGACATTCTGAGCGGAAGCAGACCACGTGATCCGCCGCGACTTTATTTGGGGGATTGCCGTGACGACCTCGTTTCAAACAAATCCGGTGGCTTTGAAGGACTTGATGCGTGACTGCCGCGAAGGGAAGCTTCAGCTACCCGACTTCCAGCGCGGGTGGGTATGGGACCAAGACAGGATAATCGACCTCCTGGCGTCCATCTCCGAAGGCTTTCCTGTCGGCGCGCTTATGACCCTGGATGCGTCCGGAACAGTTTCCT includes these proteins:
- a CDS encoding DUF3320 domain-containing protein translates to MIAEDPRPENANETSVFQSALSIDDKIERARTELLDLSARNRLLNVPRFSKSAKTIDIVGESTADTFRILVRDGKAMTFLAGAKGRDNPEGDEDVEEIEVALPEDDERDGDGRLIRHGDTKLQTLMTPNGLQKRLLDLYFDARTLEEEQGVNILYLAMGLLRWVDPNNAENVRHAPLILVPVSLERSTAAERFKLKVRPEDFASNLSLEAFLDRVHAIKLPEFESTDEFDPVAYVESVRAAISTKPDWSVETDGIVLGFFSFAKFLMYRDLDPKLWPADAKFTDRPLIRGLLADGFAGGEPMLSEDARVDDHIAPQQMLHIVDADSSQTMAIHEARKGRDIVIQGPPGTGKSQTIANIIAAAIADGKTVLFVAEKMAALEVVKRRLDQAGVGDACLELHSNKANKRTLLMELQRTWDLGAPRKATPESLDTRLTAARDQLNAHPARLHRRYEPYGLSPFQVMGQLTRLRQQGQAPVEIELEQAPSWTTDHASDLRRLLGELAERVLETGLPIRHPWYGVGIASISPMDLERLMQRIRSALERIPALDADISRLDRDLQREGSRNVADLRDLSQLASRVSTAPEIDDSALAHTAWENRLGEVRALIDRGEVLAGLSGALDTNFRAAAWEWPVDRLLDWYRIVPEDYSDTELAVFGDLSTLLPDLIRSAGDLQRQLGTDGPLATFGNIEKLVVTADRVAVAPDVSPEAFAAAIWERGLDQAGDLAEAVDTLSRVRAELAGKVTDAAWDTDMTSARTAIATSGKSFLKFANGDWRKANALVKSLLANPSAEPDEVVRILDTLSKGKEARRVVREGDALGRAAFGADWRGERTDPQPLEDLVSWMRSLKGVAAEARLIAGRLPDKGQLAERAAQVKNQLDRARLLYNRLWAGLGAVAREMLGNPPGVESVDLRATVPTLENMAVVNRLYASEALQLPATVEQRLQRLKSLQEGQRARQTLSAAGELGTSVFGADWKELQSDWKKLGAVTAWVTDNQDIRILAASTPDRRNVGAIADGLLNRATSVLIDVKSILASLEADPATLFDAETVDDTPLRALEERLQSWNGAEERLSQWLNYSVRSERAEVLGAALLVDRLEDGRTAPDDLVRYFDMAYYEALFRSQVAREPELGRFDGDQHFRLASEFASMDLERMKASRFDAMQAHHAKIPSSAGGIGPVGVLKAEMARRRNHMPIRQLMQRAAPAVQALKPVFMMSPLSIAQFLPPGQFVFDLVVMDEASQIQPIDAIGAVARAKQVVVVGDERQLPPTRFFSKMTAGETDEDGEEGAQVSDIESILGLFSARGLPQRMLRWHYRSRHQSLIAVSNREFYENKLFIVPSPYMAEAGMGLRFHFVENGVFEDRVNKLEAQTVAKAIIDHARTNPEQSLGVATFSLKQRREIQDNVELLRRANPDTEEFFHAHPSEPFFIKNLENVQGDERDVMLISVGYAKNKQGHMAMRFGPLGADGGERRLNVLISRAKRRCEVYASITDDDIDLERSKGKGVMAFKLFLHYARTGKLGLSERTGRDMDSVFEEQVAAALQAKGYQVHPQVGIAGFFIDLAIADSERPGRYVLGIECDGAAYHDARSARDRDRLRQAVLEDHGWIIHRVWSSDWFQRPKAELDKVIAAIEKAKVELDDREERLKAQRRAVPVEIVTVDRHDVTEVGLVDTDEPSVPAYVEAELEGMATELHETPVGALAELVRQVADAEGPVHRDEVVTRIRSAWGLMRAGGRIDAHVERAIETASAKGSVVRQGNFVSSPSRPVVVRDRSNVASPGLRRWDYLPPAEIDVGITTLVADNFGATEDEVVQTLSRQFGYKATSAQLREAIRSRIEALKSDGRLILQDHILAVAHPVTSESPPPPRG